CGCACGTTCTCGAGGACCTCTGGCGACATGGTCCTGGCAACGATCTCTCTCATGTCGGTCTGGCCGTAGGTCTCTCGGACCCATGGCGCGAACAGCTCCCAGTGCGGCTGCCACTTGAGGGCGTTATTGGCGATCTCGAGGTGCGgagtcgacggcggcgtcttctccCAGTGATGGTCGAACATGCCTACTGTTCTGAACATGTTCTTGATGTCGTCCGTCATCTCCTTCTGCATGCCCTCCCGCATGCTGTTGTTTTTCGCCAGTGCAGAATCGGGCCAGGCATAGTCcggctcgaggaggaagtcCGGCAGGAGGAACGGATATCCTGCAAAGTGTTCATCGGCGCCCTCTCCTGTGAGGACGACCGGGACACCGTGTTGTCGGGGCAGTGTGGAAAGACAGAATTTGCCCACCGAGTTGAGGTCGAAATGGTGCTGCTCGTTGTGGTAGACGCAGTCGGCAAAGTTCTTGGCCAACTCCTCTTCATTCATGTCTTTTTTGAGAATCTGGACACCAAGCCAGTTTGCTGTGCGCTCGGCGATATCTTGGAATGCAATTGTCAGTTACTTCCATAGCATGAAAATCCGATTCAGAGGGGGAGGCTTCAGGGTGAATAGGTTCGAAAGCCTTGAGCAGAAAGAACATACCCGCTTCATTGAACCCTGAGCCCTCGGGAAACTGAATACTGAAGCACGAGATGCGCTTCGTTGCGTCCTGGTTGCCCAGCATaacgccctcctcccgcaCAAGCTTGGTCACGATACCGGCAACGACTGAGGAATCGATGCCTCCGGATAGATAGATTCCCACGGGCACGTCGGCGCGGAACCGAAGTCTCACAGCTTCCACCATCCGTTCTCTGACTTCCCGAACGATCTCGTCCACGGTCCGTGTTTCCACCTCGCGCTGGCTGGTGTCAATAAAAGACAGCGACAGTTTCTCGTCTTGCGCCGTTTCCATACCTTGTCTTTATACTGAGGGTCCCAGTATTGGTGGTGCTTGATTTCGCCGTCTCGGGAGATCTCCATCCACGTACCAGGGTTCAGTTTCCACACGTCTTTGAACACCGTGCTTTCGGCACAGAGAGAGGAGCCGCTGATGAGGCCTTCGACATTCCACTCGGGCTCCCAGCCCAGCGGCAGAAACCCTTTGACCTCCGAGGTCAGAAGCAAGCGTCTCTCCGGGCTGTCTCGCTCGCCGGTGATGGTCCAGAACATGGGCTTGATGCCGAAGCGATCGCGCGCCGTGATCACGCGCCCGTCGGTCTCATCGAAAATGACAAACGAGAACTCGCCCCGGAGATGATCTAGGAACTGGGGGGCCCCGTGGATTTTGTAGAGAGCAACCAGGACTTCACTGTCGCAGTGGCCCTTGAACTTGTATCCGTGCTCCCGGATGCAGCGCTTGCGAATGGCGTCGTGGTCATAGATCTCACCGTTGACTACTGCGTGAATCTTCCCATCGTCGCTGTGCATGGGTTGCACGCCATCCGGCGTGAGATCATTGATGGCGAGACGGCGATGTCCGAGAGCTAGAGGTGAACATGTCAGATATATATAAGCGTTCCCTCCGGCTCAAGTCGGCTCACCAATGCCCCCATCCTCACTGATCCAAATGCCCTCGGCATCTGGGCCTCTGTGTGCAATGCTTGCAAGGCTCTCCGCTAGCTGCTTGCGTAGAGTGTCGTGCTTCTGCAAACTGTCTTGCCCGTGACCGTTGAGGGAGTGAGAGCCCCTCTCCCGTCTTAGCTGGATCGTCGCTGTTATTCCACACATAGCGATATCCTGCAAAGAGCTCGATGTGCACAATCAAGGGTGGGAGAAACTAGTCACCGGTGGGAGGGCACCTGCTACGATTTACTCCGGTTTTGAGACATCATCAGCTGTCCTTTTGGGGATGGACGACACCTTGGTGCGGGCAGATGCGTTAGAGTTCGAGGCGGTTGCGTCCATCCATGGGCAAAGTATAGTCCATCCGTTAAGCCCCCTACGAGTGTTACATGCAGGACGAATTCGGGGCGAATTGGAACAGACTTTTGCCGCTTAGTCACATTTGTAATGCATTCCTCCATCTAACCGAGCGTTTAGACTCTGGCCGTGCCTCTGGCCAGTTGAATGTAACCGTCCACATAATACAGTTGCAGATGTAAGGTGGCACCTGTCTCTTTATGTAAATACCGCACTCGCGAGGTCCGGGGCAAGCCCGGGAAGACAATGGGTTTACGTACAAGCGAGTCTTTTGGTGGAACGAGATACAGGGGGCACTTGATTCCGTGTTCCGGGTTAGCTGGGATGGGTAGTTGAGAATGATGCCCAAACTCTATTCCAGCTCAGTGTCCACTGTTGAAGCAACCGAGCGTCCGCGGGATGCCGGGGAGTTGATGAGTCTTGCCGCAGCGTCCGCTTGGATCAACTGACTCGATCCGGCTGGTGAAAAGGTTGAATTCCCTGGCAGGGTGGTGACTTCAGAGGATTTAGACTTCGCAGGGACCAGACTCCGTGGCCGTGGTTAGCCGTGCTCCCGGTGGCGTCTTGGCACCTGCAAGAGACGACTGTCTTTGGCAATCAGTCTCCGAACGGTACGACCCCACGATGTGTTGCTCCAGTTGAGTTGGAGGACTAGCTAGGCATCGAACGACAACCACCGGTCAGGGAACTAGCAGCAAGTAGATGAGACGATGTGTGTAAGTGGAGAGAGCCAAGCAGCCCAAGAAACCATCGCTCGAGGCCGCTAGGCCCTGTCGTGTCATCTAGATGATGGGCAGGCGCTCTGCTTCAGAAGGCGGTGAATGTTGACAAGACCTATAAGGTTGGACTGTTCCTGAGTCTGAGTTAACCCCTGCTGCTCCCGTACTTCTATAGGGTTGCAGATCCGCCCTGGTCTTCTTCCAACACCTTCTAGACTATAACTAGCAGTTTAATGATCTGCAGACAGCTTTTTGCTGCATAAGGGATACGTCACATTGAAATTGATTAACTGCATTGCCCCTCGTATAGCCTTAGTGTGGAACTTGCCTAATAACGCCTTCCGTGGTAAACTTTTCGACGGCATGAGTACCAAGGATTCACATTTGAAAGAGGGCCCGCTCAACTTCGTTGGATGCCATGTCACTATATGCAGGAGATGTAGAGAGCTTGCGGTCACAAGCGTGTCCTCCCTCCCACTGGCCATACCTCTTGGCGTTGGACAACTTGTAGTTTCATGATATGTCTTGTGCTATGTACTATGTAATGGGAGTTGACGACGGAACGAACAAAATCCCATGAGAAGACCCCACCTTTTTCACCAGCATCTTCACGGCCACTCGGGCCCCCTAAGCCTCCGGATGAAGCCGCACCTTGACCCCGTTGTTCAGGGTCAAGGACAAGGTGAGTTGCTCGCGCCAGTCAGACGAGTCCAGGCTCTCAATACTCGAAAAGGCGTGGAGCAATCTTGCAACGGTGTATGACGATTCGGTCAGGGCAAACTTCTGTCCCGGGCAGACGCGAGGCCCGCCGTTGAAGGGCAGATACTCCCAGCCCGGTCTCAGGGTCTCCCAGCGCTCGGGGATGAACTCCTCCGCGTCGGGCCCAAAGAGCTCCGGGCGACGGTGCATGACAAAGGTGCTGTAGGTCACGACGTTGTTCTTGGCGACGAACATTGGCGAGCGGCCATcggggccgccgcccaccgGGACGACGCAGTCTTTGTTGGCCATGCGGCTGTTGGTGGCGATGGGAGGGAACAGGCGAAGCGCTTACCGTGTCGTTAGCAAGACGGAGCAAGAAAATGGCAAGATTGGTAAGACTTGGTTAGAAACACAAAAACTTACTTTCCTGCAGTACGTAACGGAGGTATGTCATTTGCATAACGGCGTCGTAGGTCAGGGGCTCGGTGTAGTGCTCCAGCACGTCCGTCCTGAGCTTCTTCCACACCTCGGGCTTGCGGGCCAGCATGAAGAAggtgaaggcgaggaggcccgCGGTCGTGTCCCTTGCCGCCAGCAGCATGTTGACGATCTGGTCGCGCAGCATGATGGGGTTGTCGGTAtccttggccagctcgtTGAGGAAGACGTACTTTTTCCGCGAGTACtcgtcctgctgctgctgctgctgctgcttctccgTCGGGTGCAGCTTTTCCCGCGCACGGAACTCGAGCGCCTGCTTGACGAACTTGTCGGCGTACGCGTGGACGATGTCGCAAGCGTCTCTGAACTTGGCGTCGCGGTGGGCGAACATCAAGTTGCCGAGGCGGAGTCGGAGGATGGTCCCCTGTTGGGCGTAATCCAGCGCGTGATGGAAGGTGTGCGCGGAATCGGAGGCGTGATCCGACATCAAGCCAACCGACTCTCCAAAGAGATATTCGCTGTTTGAGTCCAGTACCTAAAAAGAATATCACAATATCATCAGTAACTCACTCGGTTGCTCAAGGCAGATTTCCAACCAAGAAAGCAACTAACCATGCGAAAAAACAGTTGTTGCAAGTCAACCGTGTAGTTCTCACGGGCAATGAGCTGGATGAGCTGGTCCACGTGGGTTTCGAAGATGCTAAAGTCCGTTACTTGGGCCCGGATGAAACTAGGTCGGATCAAGGCTCGCTGATGGGCCCAGATCTCGTTGTCGGTGGTGAAGATGCCTCTGCCCAGGAGAGGCGAGGCACTCTTCCTCCTCAGAGGACCCATGCCAAAGTCCTCAAACTGGTTGGAGAGCACAGTCTGGATCAGCTTGGGGTCGCAGGTGTTGATCGTGGTCCTCAGGTAGGTGTTCGTGGTGAAGGTCTGGCCTTGCTCCGTGTGGCGCTTCTTCAGCAGGGCAAGGAAGCCGaacttcttggcggcggccaagttCTGAAGGACGACATCGGTGCCGAATATGGGGTCCTTTTGAGGCAGTTTCTTGGGAGGCAGGGTGCCGTACTCTCTCTTCATGCGGTGGCGGAGGATGTGCGtggagatgatgatgtatAGAGAATACACAACGGTTGCTAGAGACGCAAAAAGCGTCAGGATAGGGACGATCATGGCTTCCGGCGTTCGAAGTTGAATTCGATGCgttccccttcttttttaCACGGAAGCTGTTCGTTAAGGCCTTTCAACCGGGCTTTCATGACGAAACCCCGGCGCCTGAGGATCCGGGGTATTTTATAGTTGCAAACACATCATCTTCtcacctcctcgtccttgtaTACGATCCTATATCAATGTACCCACCAAGGTGGATTACATGTAGATATTTGGGCCCCCCCATGTCGTCTTGCATCCCAGCGGCTGTTCCTGCTAAACTACCTTTGGTTGATCAGGCCTTGGATGCTGCTTGAGTTTGGtgggagaaaaaaaggatGATTTCGCCGATGATCAGCCCGTCAATTGGGATCCATAAAAAGTTAAGCAAGCGTTCAGCCGAGCCCGAAGCCGAATCCGGACTTGTCAGGAACCTAGTCCCATCACCGTCGGACCCCGTCCCGAATTCCTACCAGCCGGGTTGATGGGGAGCGAGCTGGGATGGCAGCTGAAACATGCTTTCATGGGTCGACTTGGAGAAAATGCTTGCGTGGCGTATTCATACGAAGATCCGTTGACTGAACCTCTTGCAGCAGAGTTTGTGCCAAGGGCACCTTCAACCCCCGCCGAAGCTCGATGGCCGTCTCATCTCGTCCACACCCACGGATCCGACCTGACAGTCATCTGGACTATCAATCACGAATAGTTTAACACAACGACGAACATGGCAAATGTTTTATCGTCGCCTGTAACTGCTTTGGAGATGTCCTTCTAAGGAATGAAAACTTAGAATAAAAAAAACTcgcaaaagaaaaaacctGTCCGTCAACCTTCAAACCACCTGGACGTCGCCCACTCGGGGAGCCGCTGAGTATCTGGCATTGAAAAACAGGTTGCGGTGGCTTTCCCAAGGTGAAGAGTATGTCGGCGCCGCAAAGTTTCTCGAGGCGTCAGTGAAGCTGAGAGCAGGGATAAACAATGTCGACGTGAGCAGAACTTTTGGGCCATCCTCGTTGAAGTGAACTGTGGCCTGGAGTCTCAGCCAATCGTATATGCACCATGTAACATCACAGACCAGCTTTCGGTACGATCAGACTTACAGCTTCGCAAATGGCCTGTGAAATGCCACACAATCCCTGGCCTCCTTATGGTATCCTGATGTGCTGGCTGCAACATGGATCCATCTTGAATGCCACTCATCGCCAggcacctccctcccttgaTCTACCTGGGATCTGCGGCCCAAGGTGACGACTGCCCCGAGAGTTTGCGCTGACTTTTCTGCCACAACGGGTATTGGCATTGCGAGAGATTTCCAAACACGCAAATCTGTATAGTACCTGCAGCTGGACAGCTGACAGGACAGGCTATCCCAGCAGAGTCTAAACTGTGGGCTGGCTGCTTACGGGCTGTGCGCCTGATCCCGGGATGGAGGATGGATGCATATCGAGATGACAAGTCAGGCATGACAGTATCAATATTTATCAATACTTGTAGAATAAGTCGAAGAGTGCGGCCCTGAAGGGCTTCCTGCTTCACCGATGTTAAATATGGTTGCTGCGCTTGGGTATTGCATCCCTATCCCCGTACTTTCagtccctcttcttctcaagAAGCCATCTTCcacagccccccccccccccccaataCCCCTAACCACTCTACCTCTCTTCTAGCTGCCGTTTTGCCGTCCTTGACCAGGCACTCGTCATGTCAGCCCCAATTAGGACCGTTGCACTTGCGGGCGTAAGTCGTCCTATGACTCCTATCCCACtccacggcggcgggatTAGGGTAAAGAGAGTCCGAGACTGACCAGAGCTTCACTTCCAGGCAAACGGCTTCTTGGGCAAGGTGTTGCTCCAGGTCCTGCTGCAGTCGGGTCGCTTCCAGCTTACCGTCCTCACCCGCAAAGGGTCTCGCCACGAGTTCCCCGCCGGCGTCGCAGTGAAGAAGGTCGACTACGAGTCAGTCCCCAGCCTGGAAGACGCTCTTCGGGGGCAAGACGCCCTCGTGTCCGCCTTGGCGTTCGACGCGATTCATATCCAGAAGAACgtggtcgacgccgccttcAACGCCGGCGTGCGGCGGATGATCCCTTCCGAGTACGGGAACGACACCAAGAACCCCAAGCTCGCCAGCATCCCCATCTACCAGCCCAAGATTGCCATTCGCAAGtacctcgacgagaaggTGGCCCAGCGGCCCTCATTTTCGtacaccatcatcatgaaCGTCTCCTTCCTGGCGCCCGGATACGCGCTGGACTTCCTGGTCGACGTCAGGGGCAAGAAGGCGCACATCAAAGACGGCGGGGACGTCAAGTTCAACGCCACCACGATGCCTCACATCGGGCAGGCCGTGATCGGCATCCTCACGCACCTCGACGAGACGGCGAACCGTCCCGTGAAGATCAGCAGCGTGGAGACGACGCAGAACGAGATTGTCGAGatcgccaaggccgtcgacccTAGCGGTGAGTGGGAGATCAGGCATTCCAGGACGGAGGACCTCGAGAGGATCGCGCACGAGAGGTGGAACGCGGGCGACCACAGCGAGGAGGTGGTCGAGATGTTCATCAACCGCGCCTTCATAGGCACCGAGGCCGGGTACTTCCCCGAGACCGACAACGAGCTGCTCGGCATCGAGCCCATAGGCAGGGAGGGGCTGGAGAAGATAATCCGCAACGCCATCAAAGGGTGATTTGAACCTGGTTAGGCCGTCTCCAAAGGCAGAAAGTGCTGGGGTTTCAACTTCAACTAGTCTTACTAGTCTAACTAGTCTTAATATAcatccttctcttccccctgTTGACATGTTTGTGGCATCAACTATCTGTACCTCGGCGAGATGTCACGACGCAAGCAAGCT
The DNA window shown above is from Colletotrichum destructivum chromosome 2, complete sequence and carries:
- a CDS encoding Putative asparagine synthase, rossmann-like alpha/beta/alpha sandwich, nucleophile aminohydrolase yields the protein MCGITATIQLRRERGSHSLNGHGQDSLQKHDTLRKQLAESLASIAHRGPDAEGIWISEDGGIALGHRRLAINDLTPDGVQPMHSDDGKIHAVVNGEIYDHDAIRKRCIREHGYKFKGHCDSEVLVALYKIHGAPQFLDHLRGEFSFVIFDETDGRVITARDRFGIKPMFWTITGERDSPERRLLLTSEVKGFLPLGWEPEWNVEGLISGSSLCAESTVFKDVWKLNPGTWMEISRDGEIKHHQYWDPQYKDKREVETRTVDEIVREVRERMVEAVRLRFRADVPVGIYLSGGIDSSVVAGIVTKLVREEGVMLGNQDATKRISCFSIQFPEGSGFNEADIAERTANWLGVQILKKDMNEEELAKNFADCVYHNEQHHFDLNSVGKFCLSTLPRQHGVPVVLTGEGADEHFAGYPFLLPDFLLEPDYAWPDSALAKNNSMREGMQKEMTDDIKNMFRTVGMFDHHWEKTPPSTPHLEIANNALKWQPHWELFAPWVRETYGQTDMREIVARTMSPEVLENVREKWHALHSSLYIYTRGPLANMILTCLGDRTEMAHSIEARPPFLDHHLVEYINNLPPSLKIAYNQTEGQTNGTGSSMWWKNLSSARQALSEKWVLKEAGRPFITQELYERRKHPYSAPVKWPRGGPLHRMFTELLTEASVAKLGFIDWGDVEGWLGKGFGEDADPNAFRKLVIVGCWAVLGERFKVKTAVKAEGSGFA
- a CDS encoding Putative cytochrome P450; amino-acid sequence: MIVPILTLFASLATVVYSLYIIISTHILRHRMKREYGTLPPKKLPQKDPIFGTDVVLQNLAAAKKFGFLALLKKRHTEQGQTFTTNTYLRTTINTCDPKLIQTVLSNQFEDFGMGPLRRKSASPLLGRGIFTTDNEIWAHQRALIRPSFIRAQVTDFSIFETHVDQLIQLIARENYTVDLQQLFFRMVLDSNSEYLFGESVGLMSDHASDSAHTFHHALDYAQQGTILRLRLGNLMFAHRDAKFRDACDIVHAYADKFVKQALEFRAREKLHPTEKQQQQQQQDEYSRKKYVFLNELAKDTDNPIMLRDQIVNMLLAARDTTAGLLAFTFFMLARKPEVWKKLRTDVLEHYTEPLTYDAVMQMTYLRYVLQETLRLFPPIATNSRMANKDCVVPVGGGPDGRSPMFVAKNNVVTYSTFVMHRRPELFGPDAEEFIPERWETLRPGWEYLPFNGGPRVCPGQKFALTESSYTVARLLHAFSSIESLDSSDWREQLTLSLTLNNGVKVRLHPEA
- a CDS encoding Putative NmrA-like domain, NAD(P)-binding domain superfamily, translating into MSAPIRTVALAGANGFLGKVLLQVLLQSGRFQLTVLTRKGSRHEFPAGVAVKKVDYESVPSLEDALRGQDALVSALAFDAIHIQKNVVDAAFNAGVRRMIPSEYGNDTKNPKLASIPIYQPKIAIRKYLDEKVAQRPSFSYTIIMNVSFLAPGYALDFLVDVRGKKAHIKDGGDVKFNATTMPHIGQAVIGILTHLDETANRPVKISSVETTQNEIVEIAKAVDPSGEWEIRHSRTEDLERIAHERWNAGDHSEEVVEMFINRAFIGTEAGYFPETDNELLGIEPIGREGLEKIIRNAIKG